From the genome of Chionomys nivalis chromosome 19, mChiNiv1.1, whole genome shotgun sequence, one region includes:
- the LOC130862008 gene encoding sperm motility kinase-like produces MMASPQEEDILKKNYKFLSSLGCGAFGEVILAQHLPTKTQVAIKVLEKEYNDEEYIDSEVAIHKSLHHRNIIQFFHAINTLQTTYLVMEYLEGKDLVMLINEVGCLTEEEARPIVNQLASAVHFLHQRLIAHRDIKLENILLGEGGKVKLCDFGLATQLVEGQMLEELWGTLPYLAPEILAGTPYDAMAGDMWSLGIVFYVLVTGHLPYVESTPEAMYHLITTTPCRIPYHLSRPCYLILARLLTGYLWFRLTSSRLLERPWLGHIQEHVTPPAKEILPKVVETMCNIGYTCEQVVSSLKDPQSNLTATINILKFKVSSGDSSLQHIIPAVSTSVPVAMQRSHSEPALLSREESTHTHLLHTHTCPEALHYADNTAPEGDALATETINPATGDTTVTMMSLDSLADDSSSPDPPLNVNCIGLVNMAFTEEEESREPDVPSDQTQPTAAPALLARSRAGQTTHLPTEPPPPQLRLCIEDRYPQHLDHLLCNSSDLDAHLMLIITLVTSSSPTLRQNCNNACP; encoded by the exons ATGATGGCCAGCCCCCAGGAAGAGGACATCCTTAAgaagaattataaatttttatcatCACTAGGTTGTGGTGCATTTGGGGAGGTGATCCTTGCCCAGCACCTTCCCACAAAAACGCAGGTGGCCAtcaaggtgctggagaaagagtaCAATGATGAGGAATACATCGATTCTGAAGTGGCCATCCATAAGTCCTTACATCACAGGAACATCATCCAGTTCTTCCACGCTATCAACACGCTGCAGACCACCTATCTGGTCATGGAATATCTGGAAGGGAAAGATCTGGTGATGTTGATCAATGAGGTGGGCTGTCTaacagaggaggaggccaggcctATAGTCAACCAGTTGGCCTCTGCTGTGCACTTCCTGCACCAAAGACTGATCGCGCACCGCGACATCAAATTAGAGAACATCCTGCTGGGTGAAGGTGGCAAAGTCAAACTTTGCGATTTTGGGTTGGCCACTCAGCTCGTAGAGGGCCAGATGCTGGAGGAGCTGTGGGGCACCTTGCCATATTTGGCCCCAGAGATCTTGGCCGGAACACCGTATGACGCTATGGCAGGGGATATGTGGAGCTTAGGGATTGTCTTCTACGTCCTGGTCACCGGACACTTGCCCTATGTAGAATCGACCCCCGAAGCTATGTACCATCTAATCACCACCACCCCGTGCCGCATTCCataccatctttccaggccctgtTATCTCATCCTGGCCAGACTGCTCACCGGTTACCTTTGGTTCCGCCTTACGTCATCTCGGCTTCTGGAACGCCCTTGGCTGGGCCATATTCAGGAACACGTAACACCTCCTGCCAAGGAAATCCTCCCCAAGGTTGTGGAGACCATGTGTAACATCGGGTACACCTGCGAGCAGGTGGTATCGTCTCTaaaagacccacagtcaaacctAACGGCAACTATTAACATCCTTAAATTCAAAGTGAGCTCGGGGGATAGCAGTCTGCAACATATCATCCCTGCAGTCTCTACTAGCGTCCCTGTCGCCATGCAGAGGAGCCACAGTGAACCAGCTCTGCTATCCAGAgaggagagcacacacacacacctgctccacacacacacctgcccggAGGCGCTGCACTATGCAGATAACACAGCCCCAGAAGGAGATGCATTGGCCACTGAAACCATCAACCCAGCTACAGGGGACACCACAGTCACCATGATGTCACTGGATAGCCTGGCTGATGACTCTTCCTCCCCTGATCCACCTCTGAATGTCAACTGCATAGGGCTGGTGAACATGGCCTTCACCGAAGAGGAAGAATCCAGAGAGCCAGACGTGCCCAGTGACCAGACCCAG CCTACTGCTGCCCCCGCACTGCTTGCCAGATCCAGGGCTGGACAGACGACCCATCTGCCCACTGAGCCGCCACCTCCCCAGCTTCGGTTGTGCATTGAAGACCGTTACCCACAACATCTAGACCAcctcctctgcaacagcagtgaCTTAGATGCCCACCTCATGCTGATCATCACCttggtcacttcctcctctccaacCCTCAGGCAGAACTGCAACAATGCATGTCCTTGA